CGGCTCCGGGGAGGGTGGCGGTGGTCCGCTCGACGCAGAGGTCGTCACCGGCGGGGACGGGCTCGGCGTCGGCGGCCGCCGAGACGATCAGTGAACACCCGCGACCGAGGGGCTGCGTCTCGCCGATCTGGGCCTCCATACCGTCGATCTCGACCCGGTCGAGGGAGACGGACTCACCGATACCGGAACCGGTGTAGGAGGCGGCGAACCCGAGCCGGGCCTCACCCGTCTCGGGGAGGACCACCACGAGGTCGTTGACGTAGAGATCGCCCGCGGAACCCTGTCCACCGTCCACCGCGGCGACCTGGCTGGCCGTCTGGGAGACCTGGCCGGCGCCACACGCGGACATGCCGACGGCGGTACCCACGGCCAGGACTACGAGCGCGGTGCGGCGCAGGCCGGTGTTCGGTGAAGTCACGTCAGGCTCCTCGGGGGATGGTCGTTCTCAGGCCGGTCTCATCGTAGTCCACGGCTGGTCATGACCGGCGTCAGAGTGCGCCCCTCACACCCCCCGGATTCACCAGCCGGGCCATTCGGGTTTCTGACCTGCATAAACGGATAACCCCAGCGCTGAGGGCGTGCTAAGATGGCTCAGTCGAAAGGGGAAAGCCACTCATGGAGTTCAAGGTCGGCGACACTGTCGTCTACCCGCATCACGGCGCCGCAAGTATCCAGGCGATCGAGATGCGGACGGTCAAGGGCACCGAGAAGGAATACCTCGTCCTCAAGGTTTCACAGGGCGATCTCACGGTCCGGGTACCGGCCGAGAACGCCGAGTACGTGGGCGTACGCGATGTGGTCGACGAGGCGGGGCTCGACAAGGTCTTCGATGTCCTGCGCACCGAGCACGCGGAGGAGCCGACCAACTGGTCGCGCCGCTACAAGGCGAACGGGGAGAAGCTGGCCTCGGGGGACGTGAACAAGGTCGCCGAGGTCGTCCGCGACCTGTGGCGTCGCGATCTGGACCGCGGTCTGTCCGCGGGCGAGAAGCGCATGCTCGCCAAGGCGCGGCAGGTCCTGGT
This Dietzia psychralcaliphila DNA region includes the following protein-coding sequences:
- a CDS encoding CarD family transcriptional regulator — encoded protein: MEFKVGDTVVYPHHGAASIQAIEMRTVKGTEKEYLVLKVSQGDLTVRVPAENAEYVGVRDVVDEAGLDKVFDVLRTEHAEEPTNWSRRYKANGEKLASGDVNKVAEVVRDLWRRDLDRGLSAGEKRMLAKARQVLVGELALADRADEHRADELLEQVLASAAAPA